The genomic DNA CAAACGTGAAAGACATACTATTTGTTTGTTGGAGTTTTCACGTCTTACTTTCCAGTTAAgcttatttaaaatatagtacTTAAGGGAACTTTtggtatttatttttcctccAAAAGTGTAATAATGCATGAATCCGTTAATCTCAATACAAATCTAGGAATAGAAATAAGGAAAAGGTTGACAGTCGCGGTAAAAATTTGGTCCGCACGTATGTACGTGCGTGTGTGTGTATTAACATGTCCATGTTCATACGCTTATTTGCGCATTATGCAGATATGCATGCGTGCACCGCAGCGTGCACTGCAGAGTaccctctttttttttatggcaAAATCCAGCATATAAGGACCTACAGGTAGTTCCCTCTCAGCACGTAATCCTATTTCTTTGAAAATCTTCTCAACCTGCTGCTGTATCTTTGAAAccgtaataatatttctaatatttttcttttcaattttgtttataGCGTCTTGGCAGTTTTCCCCCATGTTCTTCAAAAGATATAACACTATGTGTACCTAAAAAGATGTTGGGAGAAAAATTGCATTGTATGATCGCGTATGAATAGgtacatgcatacgtacaaataaacatatgtgtgtatatataaataaatatatgtatgtgtgtgtgtaaatatatatatatataagcgtgtgtacatatatatataagtgtgtgtacatatatatataagtgtgtgtacatatatatataagtgtgtgtacatatatatataagtgtgtgtacatatatatatatatatgtgtgtacatatatatataagtgtgCGTGTGGGTATATGTATCTATGTGTGCATGCTGACACGCCGCACTTGTTTACCCATCTTTCTGCATATTCGCCCCCTTTTTCCTACCTGCTTCAGTTCCTCATTTTTAAGTTTACTTATATTACTTAACAACAAACTTACTATAGTCTTTAATACATCATTCAGTATTTCATCTCTTAATGAATTAGTGGCAATCCATAAGGCAATAGAATAAGAAATATTGcacaaatatttaatttcaaactgttcataattattatatacatgttcttttatcaaattaaaatacattCCATAATTCAGATTTAGCATGGATAAGCTTAGCAATATTGTAGTTAGTACCCCCTTgtcctttaaaaaaaaaaaaaaaaaggaaaaaaataaagaaaaaagaaaaaatgaaaaaacaaaataaagacatggaaaataaaaaaaaattattcaacgGTGCCTCTAAATCCTCGAATCAATTTGGACAAACATACGTTCGCTTTTACTCGACAcgcgtacatacataaggtataaataaatatctgtctatgtatatgtatatgtatatgtatatgtatatgtatatgtatatgtatatgtatatgtatatgtatatgtatgtgtatatgtatatgtatatgtatatgtatatgtatatgtatatgtatatgtatatgtatatgtatgtgtatatgtatatgtatatgtatatgtatatgtatatgtatatgtatatgcgtgCATGCACGTGGGCTCGACGCCTCCTCCCGTTTGTACACCCCACCTGATCGATTATGGGCATAAAACAC from Plasmodium brasilianum strain Bolivian I chromosome 10, whole genome shotgun sequence includes the following:
- a CDS encoding RAP protein, whose protein sequence is MSKEKIIFLIKNIQIINYKEKHVLNHVSNLLKKFINELTIDDIYLVLHTFCKLNFTKYSLYNSFVKIIMNKKPSMNTRILTQLLIDLHKTASLDINMLTFFTEYYIKDALNKFSLFDLSMILFIYNKYNYNDSETVRQICQVLNSCFMPIIDQDKGVLTTILLSLSMLNLNYGMYFNLIKEHVYNNYEQFEIKYLCNISYSIALWIATNSLRDEILNDVLKTIVSLLLSNISKLKNEELKQVHIVLYLLKNMGENCQDAINKIEKKNIRNIITVSKIQQQVEKIFKEIGLRAERELPVGPYMLDFAIKKKRICIEINGFMHYYTFGGKINTKSSLKYYILNKLNWKVITIEYMDWKNKSKEDKIKYLETNILHEIK